CCGATCGCCCGCAGCTACGCGTCCCTGGCAACGCACAGACCCGGCGCGCCCTCGATTTGCTGGCATGGAGCGATCGACGTAGATTCCTCCCACGGGCATTGGGCGGAGACTCGGTACGATCCATTGGAGGCAGGAGATGAAGCCCGGCTTGAACCCCGGCGTGGCCCGCGAAGTACTCGTTACCGTCACGGAGGACATGTGCCCGGCCTTCGACGGCGTCATCATCCATCGCTGTTACTCCACCTGGTCGGTGGCGCATCATTTCGAGGTCGCCGCGAGGAAGGTGCTGGTGGACTTCCTGGAGGATCACGAGGAAGCCATCGGGTCCCATTTGAGCGTGGATCACGTCGCCCCCTGCCCGGTGGACCGAGCGGTTCGCCTGCGGGCGGAGCTGGAGGAGGTCATTCCCGGACACCATCCTCGCATCGTCTGTCGGATCGAGGCGTTCGACCACGACCGCCTGCTCGCCCGGGGACGGCAAGTCCAGGTCGTCATGCACAAGGAGCATTTGCGCAGGTACATCGAAAGGAGCTGAAGCGACATGGTGAAGTTCATCGCCCTCTACAAAAAGCCCGCCGACATCGCCGCGTTCGAAAAGCACTACGAGGAAGTGCACCTGCCGTTGGTGAAAAAATGGCCGGGGCTGCGCAAGCTGGAGGTCACCCGTTTCACGGGATCGCCCGCCGGCGAGCCGCGCTATTACATGATGGCCGAGATCTACTTCGACGACAAGAGTGCCATGGTGGCGGCACTCCAGAGCCCGGAAGGCAAGGCCGCGGGCAAGGACATCATGAGCGTCGCGGCCGACATCGTCCACATGATGTTCGGGGAGGTCAGCGAAGCGTGACACGAATCCGGGTGGATGGATGAGCCAATGCATGACCCGCCGAACCCATCTGACGAAACGCGGTCGTTGCCAGGAGGCGTGCCGGCGGATCCGTCGAAGCAGCCGCTGGATCGACAGCCCGGATCGCAAAGTCCGATTCCCCAGTATTTTGGCCGGTACCGCATCGTCCGGGCGATCGCCTCGGGCGGGATGGGCACGGTCTACGAGGCCGAGCAGCAAAGTCCCAAGCGGACTGTCGCGCTCAAGGTCATTCGACACGGCCTGACCACTCCCGCATTGTTGCGTCGGTTCGAGCTGGAATCGCAGGTCCTCGGCAGACTTCAACATCCCGGCATCGCCCAGATCTACGAGGCCGGGTTCGCCGAGACGGAGTCCGGCACGCAGCCCTTCTTCGCCATGGAGTATGTTCGCGGTGAGGACCTACGAGAATACGTCAGGCGGAGCAACCTGGGCACCCGCCAGAGGCTCGACCTCATCGCCCGCATCTGTGACGCCGTCCACCACGCCCACCAGAAGGGCGTGATCCACCGCGACCTCAAGCCCGGCAATATTCTCGTGGATGCTTCCGGCCAGCCGAAGATCCTCGACTTCGGCGTCGCCCGGGCGACCGACTCGGACATGCAGGTAACGACCATGCA
The genomic region above belongs to Phycisphaerae bacterium and contains:
- a CDS encoding EthD family reductase, coding for MVKFIALYKKPADIAAFEKHYEEVHLPLVKKWPGLRKLEVTRFTGSPAGEPRYYMMAEIYFDDKSAMVAALQSPEGKAAGKDIMSVAADIVHMMFGEVSEA